From the genome of Trypanosoma brucei brucei TREU927 chromosome 11 chr11_scaffold01 genomic scaffold, whole genome shotgun sequence:
GCATCGTTAGCACTGtccttgtttctcttctcttgaTGTGTTTTCAATATACGACAGAGCAGCTAATGGAATGAATGAAGAGAAAGCTTGCACACAAGAGGCATATTGAGTAGTGAAGTAGCgaaacagtggaaagaagtggaCATCCCAACCAACGCGCACAATACATTGCCATCGTGTAACTATCAGCACAAAAAGGGTAGTCGCAATAATTGCAACCGTCCCTCCACTATGGCATtacgaaatggaaaaactaaaacaagtcaaagggaaaaacaatggGAACCTGACAGGTGCAAAAGTGCAAAATGGTATGCCTCttacacatttccctttcaccACCCTCACACATAGAAACTGCCATCAAGCATAGCGTGTAAATATTTGTCAGGTGAGGGCACTCTAAGCACTAATATTGAAATCAATTGTCCAccaaaggtaaaaagaaaaaaatacacccGATAAACAAGTGTCTTACTCCAGACATTAAAATCATCAAATGATATTAGCTATCTCACATGTAACAAGCGCACAGGTTCTCGTGTATGCCTATGTACGATTCTATGTGTTTGCATGCAGGCGTATGGAGGCATACGTGCTGCTGCCCACAAGCTCATTTCCTTGTTATGATATCtgttaaaaacaacagccaGTACTCCAAGGAGGTGCAGTCGCTGACCTTACCAGAGTAACAGATATCTAACTCAATGAAAGTAAAGGGCATCAGCCCCATACTTCACAGTTCCCCTTACATACGGGCACGCACCAACGATAACATCCCCTAGAAATCTGCGTCCAGAGAGAAAACCTTTGACGACCTTTCGGAACTCATCACACCAGCCTTCTGATACTCACCAACCTTCTTCTCGAAAAAGTTAGTTTTCCCCTGAAGAGAAATCATATCCATGAAGTCAAATGGGTTCTTCGAGTTGTAATGACGGTCGTACCCCAAGGACACCAGGAGCCGATCGGCGACAAACTCAATGTACTGAGTCATCAGCTGAGAATTCATTCCAATTAAGCGGACAGGTAATGCATCGCAAATGAACTCTCGCTCAATTGATACTGCATTGCATATAATTTCAAGCACACGATCCCTCGGCAGCTTGTTTACGATATACTTCTCGTATAATAGGCAAGCAAAGTCAGTGTGCAGACCCTCATCACGTGAAATCAGCTCGTTGCTGAAGGTGAGCCCGGGCATCAAGCCACGCTTCTTTAACCAAAAAATGGCGCAGAACGAGCCAGAGAAAAATATGCCTTCGACAGCCGCAAACGCGACGAGCCGCGTAGGGAACGAAGTCTGACTGCCAATCCATTCAATCGCCCATTTGGCCTTTTTCTCAATACACGGAATCGTCCTTATGGCATGTAGCAGTCGTTGCTTTTCGTCGGGATCCACAACATACGTATCGATCAACACGGAGTATGTCTCAGAATGGATATTTTCCATAGCAATCTGGAACCCATAGAAACATCGAACTTCAGGTACCTGCACTTCGCACATGAACCGTTCCGCAAGGTTCTCCAGCACAATGCCATCGCTTGCCGCGAAGAAAGCCAACACATGTTTGATGAAGTGTCGCTCGCCGTCGTCCAGCTTCTCCCAATCTGTCATGTCATTCCCAAGGTCGATTTCCTCCACCGTCCAGATGCTGCTCTCCGCCTCCTTGTACTTCTGCCATATGTCAGGGTACTTGATAGGGAAGATAACGTAGCGGTCGGGGTTTTCTGTCAGAAGtggctcctccacctcccctTCCTTACGCGAGCGCTTGTGAGATTTGGGTGGCATCGTTAGCACTgtccttgtttttcttctcttgatGTGTTTTCAATATACGACAGAGCAGCTAATGGAATGAATGAAGAGAAAGCTTGCACACAAGAGGCATATTGAGTAGTGAAGTAGCgaaacagtggaaagaagtggaCATCCCAACCAACGCGCACAATACATTGCCATCGTGTAACTATCAGCACAAAAAGGGTAGTCGCAATAATTGCAACCGTCCCTCCACTATGGCATTACCAAATggaaaaactaaaacaagtcaaagggaaaaacaatggGAACCTGACAGGTACAAAAGTGCAAAATGGTATGCCTCttacacatttccctttcaccACCCTCACACATAGAAACTGTCATCAAGCATAGCGTGTAAATATTTGTCAGGTGAGGGCACTCTAAGCACTAATATTGAAACCAATTGTCCACCAAAGGTAGAAAGACAAGAAGAAAGGCATCTACTAAAGCGGACACATTCTCTCCCATCTATATCTATTTACATAGGTGTATATCTATTTCCGGATTTACCCACGTTCGTACTTCCGTACGCACGCAGGTTCTCGTGTATGCCTATGTACGATTCTATGTGTTTGCATGCAGGCGTATGGAGGCATACGTGCTGCTGCCCACAAGCTCATTTCCTTGTTATGATATTtgttaaaaacaacagccaGTACTCCAAGGAGGTGCAGTCGCTGACCTTACCAGAGTAACAGATATCTAACTCAATGAAAGTAAAGGGCATCAGCCCCATACTTTACAGTTCCCCTCACATACGGGCACGCACCAACGATAACATCCCCTAGAAATCTGCGTCCAGAGAGAAAACCTTTGACGACCTTTCGGAACTCATCACACCAGCCTTCTGATACTCACCAACCTTCTTCTCGAAAAAGTTAGTTTTCCCCTGAAGAGAAATCATATCCATGAAGTCAAATGGGTTCTTCGAGTTGTAATGACGGTCGTACCCCAAGGACACCAGGAGCCGATCGGCGACAAACTCAATGTACTGAGTCATCAGCTGAGAATTCATTCCAATTAAGCGGACAGGTAATGCATCGCAAATGAACTCTCGCTCAATTAATACTGCATTGCATATAATTTCAAGCACACGATCCCTCGGCAGCTTGTTTACGATATACTTCTCGTATAATAGGCAAGCAAAGTCAGTGTGCAGACCCTCATCACGTGAAATCAGCTCGTTGCTGAAGGTGAGCCCGGGCATCAAGCCACGCTTCTTTAACCAAAAAATGGCGCAGAACGAGCCAGAGAAAAATATGCCTTCGACAGCCGCAAACGCGACGAGCCGCGTAGGGAACGAAGTCTGACTGCCAATCCATTCAATCGCCCATTTGGCCTTTTTCTCAATACACGGAATCGTCCTTATGGCATGTAGCAGTCGTTGCTTTTCGTCGGGATCCACAACATACGTATCGATCAACACGGAGTATGTCTCAGAATGGATATTTTCCATAGCAATCTGGAACCCATAGAAACATCGAACTTCAGGTACCTGCACTTCGCACATGAACCGTTCCGCAAGGTTCTCCAGCACAATGCCATCGCTTGCCGCGAAGAAAGCCAACACATGTTTGATGAAGTGTCGCTCGCCGTCGTCCAGCTTCTCCCAATCTGTCATGTCATTCCCAAGGTCGATTTCCTCCACCGTCCAGATGCTGCTCTCCGCCTCCTTGTACTTCTGCCATATGTCAGGGTACTTGATAGGGAAGATAACGTAGCGGTCGGGGTTTTCTGTCAGAAGtggctcctccacctcccctTCCTTACGCGAGCGCTTGTGAGATTTGGGTGGCATCGTTAGCACTGtccttgtttctcttctcttgaTGTGTTTTCAATATACGACAGAGCAGCTAATGGAATGAATGAAGAGAAAGCTTGCACACAAGAGGCATATTGAGTAGTGAAGTAGC
Proteins encoded in this window:
- a CDS encoding ribonucleoside-diphosphate reductase small chain, giving the protein MPPKSHKRSRKEGEVEEPLLTENPDRYVIFPIKYPDIWQKYKEAESSIWTVEEIDLGNDMTDWEKLDDGERHFIKHVLAFFAASDGIVLENLAERFMCEVQVPEVRCFYGFQIAMENIHSETYSVLIDTYVVDPDEKQRLLHAIRTIPCIEKKAKWAIEWIGSQTSFPTRLVAFAAVEGIFFSGSFCAIFWLKKRGLMPGLTFSNELISRDEGLHTDFACLLYEKYIVNKLPRDRVLEIICNAVLIEREFICDALPVRLIGMNSQLMTQYIEFVADRLLVSLGYDRHYNSKNPFDFMDMISLQGKTNFFEKKVGEYQKAGVMSSERSSKVFSLDADF
- a CDS encoding ribonucleoside-diphosphate reductase small chain; the protein is MPPKSHKRSRKEGEVEEPLLTENPDRYVIFPIKYPDIWQKYKEAESSIWTVEEIDLGNDMTDWEKLDDGERHFIKHVLAFFAASDGIVLENLAERFMCEVQVPEVRCFYGFQIAMENIHSETYSVLIDTYVVDPDEKQRLLHAIRTIPCIEKKAKWAIEWIGSQTSFPTRLVAFAAVEGIFFSGSFCAIFWLKKRGLMPGLTFSNELISRDEGLHTDFACLLYEKYIVNKLPRDRVLEIICNAVSIEREFICDALPVRLIGMNSQLMTQYIEFVADRLLVSLGYDRHYNSKNPFDFMDMISLQGKTNFFEKKVGEYQKAGVMSSERSSKVFSLDADF